A section of the Methanocaldococcus sp. FS406-22 genome encodes:
- a CDS encoding FIST signal transduction protein yields MHIDPLKVGVGISKDPTTAINNALDTTKNPTLVIVFASSNLNPNEVYEAIKNEVNCPIVGCTTAGEICSSAEKETTGTVAVMTLESKYLSVGVGVGKNLKENPFKAGLEAVENAYKSIKFNPFITFLGAMRKGAYDIANMKTFMNIVLPDGLQGVEEEFLRGVISKLGKSAHIIGGSTGDDLKFQQTYQFANGVYTNSAVLCVLSGGLKMGTAIGHPYYPTDIGATVTRGSALTKPKNLSVLSNRHWGYCN; encoded by the coding sequence TTGCATATAGACCCATTAAAAGTAGGTGTTGGAATTAGCAAAGACCCAACAACGGCAATAAATAACGCTTTAGATACAACAAAAAACCCAACTCTCGTTATTGTTTTTGCTTCTTCAAATTTAAATCCAAATGAGGTTTATGAAGCAATTAAAAATGAAGTTAATTGCCCAATAGTTGGATGTACTACAGCTGGGGAAATCTGCTCATCTGCAGAGAAAGAAACTACCGGGACGGTTGCAGTAATGACATTGGAGAGTAAATATTTATCTGTTGGAGTGGGAGTGGGAAAAAATTTAAAAGAAAATCCATTTAAGGCTGGTTTAGAAGCAGTTGAAAATGCTTACAAAAGCATAAAATTTAATCCCTTCATAACTTTTTTAGGGGCTATGAGGAAAGGAGCTTATGATATAGCTAATATGAAGACATTTATGAATATTGTTTTACCAGATGGATTACAGGGAGTTGAAGAGGAGTTTTTAAGAGGAGTTATTAGCAAATTGGGAAAATCTGCCCATATAATTGGTGGCAGTACTGGAGATGATTTAAAATTCCAGCAAACATATCAATTTGCAAATGGTGTTTATACAAATTCAGCAGTTCTTTGCGTTTTAAGTGGAGGCTTGAAGATGGGAACAGCCATAGGGCATCCTTATTATCCAACAGACATTGGGGCTACTGTAACAAGAGGTTCCGCTCTCACCAAACCCAAGAATCTAAGCGTATTATCCAACAGACATTGGGGCTACTGTAACTAA
- a CDS encoding FIST C-terminal domain-containing protein produces MKEILNVDELTPELFAEKTFGFRTIDVSGEYVVRSAIKEENGAVPFYAEIPMGVHFSVMDTNREYAIKKFEETLDKAIADAGHPKKIGAVIIFNCILRRLAKERLGFSDLDIIKEKLGDVPVNWI; encoded by the coding sequence ATGAAAGAAATACTTAATGTTGATGAGCTAACTCCTGAACTATTTGCAGAGAAAACATTCGGCTTCAGAACAATAGATGTTAGTGGGGAGTATGTTGTAAGAAGTGCAATTAAAGAAGAAAATGGAGCAGTCCCATTCTACGCAGAGATTCCAATGGGGGTTCATTTCTCAGTTATGGATACAAATAGAGAATATGCCATTAAAAAATTTGAAGAAACTTTAGATAAAGCCATTGCAGATGCAGGACATCCAAAGAAAATTGGGGCTGTAATTATATTCAACTGTATTTTAAGGAGATTGGCTAAAGAGAGGTTAGGGTTTAGTGATTTAGATATCATCAAAGAAAAATTAGGGGATGTTCCAGTTAATTGGATTTGA
- a CDS encoding winged helix-turn-helix domain-containing protein: protein MRLIDVVKMGDALSNPIRVKILYILNKQPKNIYELAKELELSRPVVYAHLRKLEEAGLVESDLVLEGSRAKRIYKAKEFKFYIDNEIIKKLFED, encoded by the coding sequence ATGAGGTTGATAGATGTAGTAAAAATGGGGGATGCATTGTCTAATCCAATAAGGGTGAAAATATTATACATTCTAAATAAACAGCCAAAAAATATTTACGAGTTAGCTAAAGAGTTAGAACTATCGAGACCTGTTGTTTATGCTCATTTAAGAAAATTAGAAGAAGCAGGTTTAGTCGAAAGTGATTTGGTCTTAGAAGGAAGTAGAGCAAAGAGAATTTATAAAGCAAAAGAATTCAAATTTTATATTGACAATGAGATTATAAAAAAGTTGTTTGAGGATTAA